In one Massilia endophytica genomic region, the following are encoded:
- a CDS encoding GMC family oxidoreductase — translation MESAGQFDYIIVGAGTAGCVLANRLTQDKNVEVLLIEAGGKDDYVWIHIPVGYLHCIDNPRTDWLYRTEPDAGLGGRSLLYPRGKVVGGSSSINGMIYMRGQAGDYDHWAELTGDPSWRWEEVLPLFRKSEDHHLGATDYHGAGGEWRVEKQRLSWKILDAFRDAAEQVGIPKVEDFNRGDNLGSSYFEVNQRRGIRWNTAKAFLKPATRRPNLTLMTGCHVEKLMIEQGEGGAVCKGVIFTGGGTQWFAEARETLLAAGAVGSPQILQLSGIGDAQALHAAGVQPVADLPGVGANLQDHLQLRMVFKVTNAKTLNTMASNWFGKMRIGLEYMLFQSGPMSMAPSQLGAFAKSHPDQPSPNLQYHVQPLSLERFGEPLHTFPAFTASVCNLRPTSRGHVRIASSDSYAPPKIAPMYLSTQEDRKVAAAALGLTRAIVAAPALKKYAPEEFKPGIHYRTEDELAEAAGAIGTTIFHPVGTCKMGRADDPMAVVDSQLRVRNVTGLRVVDASVMPRITSGNTNSPTIMIAEKTARILQQNRCVAQFSAKR, via the coding sequence TTGGAATCGGCAGGACAGTTCGACTACATCATTGTTGGCGCCGGAACTGCCGGTTGCGTGTTGGCCAACCGCCTTACCCAGGACAAGAACGTTGAGGTGCTGCTGATCGAGGCGGGCGGCAAGGACGATTACGTCTGGATCCATATCCCCGTCGGCTACCTGCATTGCATCGACAATCCGCGCACGGACTGGCTTTACCGCACCGAACCCGATGCAGGCCTGGGCGGCCGCAGCCTCCTTTACCCGCGCGGGAAAGTGGTGGGCGGAAGTTCCTCCATCAACGGCATGATCTATATGCGCGGCCAGGCGGGCGATTACGATCACTGGGCCGAGCTGACGGGCGATCCGAGCTGGCGCTGGGAGGAAGTGCTGCCCCTGTTCAGGAAAAGCGAAGACCATCACCTCGGCGCGACGGACTATCACGGCGCTGGCGGCGAATGGCGGGTGGAAAAGCAGAGGCTGTCCTGGAAAATTCTCGACGCCTTCCGCGATGCCGCGGAACAGGTAGGCATTCCCAAGGTCGAAGACTTCAACCGGGGCGACAATCTCGGTTCTTCCTACTTCGAAGTGAACCAGAGGCGCGGCATCCGCTGGAATACAGCCAAGGCTTTTCTCAAGCCAGCGACGCGGCGCCCGAACCTGACGCTCATGACCGGTTGCCATGTGGAGAAGCTGATGATCGAGCAGGGAGAAGGCGGCGCGGTGTGCAAGGGCGTGATTTTCACCGGCGGCGGCACCCAGTGGTTTGCGGAAGCGCGCGAGACGCTGCTGGCTGCAGGCGCGGTCGGTTCGCCGCAGATTCTCCAGCTGTCCGGCATTGGCGATGCGCAGGCCCTGCATGCGGCGGGCGTGCAGCCGGTTGCGGACCTGCCGGGCGTGGGCGCCAACCTGCAGGACCATCTTCAACTGAGGATGGTGTTCAAGGTTACTAACGCGAAAACACTGAACACCATGGCCAGCAACTGGTTCGGCAAAATGCGCATCGGCCTCGAATACATGCTGTTCCAGAGCGGTCCGATGTCGATGGCGCCGTCCCAGCTGGGCGCATTCGCGAAATCGCATCCAGACCAGCCCTCGCCCAATCTTCAGTACCACGTGCAGCCGCTGTCGCTCGAGCGCTTCGGCGAGCCCCTTCACACCTTCCCGGCCTTTACGGCCAGCGTATGCAACCTGCGCCCCACTTCACGCGGCCATGTGCGCATCGCCTCCTCCGATTCGTACGCGCCGCCGAAAATCGCGCCCATGTATCTGAGCACGCAGGAAGACCGCAAGGTAGCCGCAGCCGCACTGGGGCTGACGCGCGCCATCGTGGCCGCACCGGCGCTGAAAAAATACGCGCCCGAGGAGTTCAAGCCGGGCATCCACTACCGCACCGAGGACGAACTGGCGGAAGCGGCGGGCGCCATCGGCACTACGATCTTCCATCCCGTGGGCACCTGCAAGATGGGCAGGGCGGACGATCCGATGGCTGTTGTGGATAGCCAACTTCGTGTCCGAAATGTAACAGGACTACGCGTCGTGGACGCCTCGGTCATGCCGCGTATCACGTCCGGAAATACGAACTCCCCCACGATCATGATTGCCGAGAAGACGGCAAGGATTCTGCAGCAAAACCGCTGCGTAGCGCAATTTTCTGCCAAACGGTGA
- a CDS encoding NAD(P)H-dependent flavin oxidoreductase — MEFLNLFPHPIIQGPMAGGSNTPAQVAAVSNAGGLGSVGASLLAPDTIRAQVAEIRRLSDKPFMLNFFVQNTPSPSDEEVARAKELLRPVWESLGWDSLPTPAKWCEDFTAQFETLIELKSAVASFTFNILERAQVERLHAAGIAVVGTVTTVGEAQAWESIGADAVVASGVEAGGHRGTFLVDQREATMGALELLAAVVKAVQIPVISAGNIMTGADIRERLAMGASAVQMGTAFLVTEESGIHPSYKQRLLHAGNAPTRLTRTFSGRYARGLENTFMQHLSAVELQLPPYPVQNALTGSIRAEAAKRGDTELMSMWCGTGVARARSMSCAQLMETLVAEMHQA, encoded by the coding sequence ATGGAATTCCTGAACCTTTTCCCCCATCCCATCATCCAGGGACCGATGGCGGGCGGCTCGAATACTCCGGCGCAGGTGGCTGCGGTGTCGAATGCAGGCGGGCTGGGCTCGGTTGGCGCCTCGCTGCTCGCGCCGGACACCATCCGTGCCCAGGTGGCGGAGATCCGCCGTCTCAGCGACAAGCCCTTCATGCTCAATTTCTTCGTCCAGAACACGCCATCCCCTTCGGACGAAGAAGTTGCACGGGCCAAGGAACTGCTGCGGCCCGTCTGGGAAAGCCTGGGCTGGGACAGCCTGCCGACCCCGGCGAAATGGTGTGAAGACTTTACGGCCCAGTTCGAGACCTTGATCGAGCTCAAGTCGGCCGTGGCGAGTTTTACCTTCAATATCCTTGAGCGGGCTCAAGTTGAACGTCTGCATGCGGCCGGTATCGCGGTGGTAGGAACTGTGACTACGGTTGGGGAAGCGCAGGCCTGGGAATCCATTGGCGCGGATGCTGTGGTGGCATCTGGTGTGGAGGCAGGTGGGCATCGCGGCACCTTCCTCGTCGACCAGCGCGAGGCGACGATGGGGGCGCTGGAATTGCTGGCGGCCGTAGTGAAGGCCGTGCAAATTCCCGTCATTTCAGCGGGCAATATCATGACCGGGGCGGATATCCGGGAGCGCCTGGCCATGGGCGCTTCGGCGGTGCAGATGGGGACAGCCTTCCTCGTCACGGAGGAATCGGGCATCCATCCTTCCTACAAACAGCGGCTCCTGCATGCGGGGAATGCGCCAACCCGCCTGACCCGTACCTTCTCCGGCCGCTACGCCCGTGGTCTGGAAAATACATTTATGCAACATTTATCTGCTGTTGAGCTACAGCTTCCACCATATCCGGTGCAGAATGCCCTGACCGGCAGTATCCGGGCGGAAGCCGCCAAGCGGGGCGATACGGAGTTGATGTCGATGTGGTGCGGTACGGGCGTGGCAAGGGCGCGCTCCATGAGCTGCGCCCAGCTGATGGAAACCCTGGTCGCCGAAATGCACCAGGCATAG
- a CDS encoding aminotransferase-like domain-containing protein, giving the protein MPKNRYKQLVDHFSSAIQRGELRPGEQLPPLRRMMKERGIALATAVRVYAELEKSGLAVGEGGRGTFVRDASLPRGLGLEQHPLPSGAVDLSFNYPSLPGQAEMLREGLRTLANSGDLDALLHSAPQGGRPHERETVARHLRNRSIRVPGRQVLIVNGAQQGLSVAVSALLKPGDLLAADALTYPGLKALAIASRLDLAALPAAGGGMCLDSLEKLCMERPVRAVYAMPTMHNPLGWIMTDQDRLRLAALAERFGFFIIEDGAYAFLAEPAPKPVFTYAPERTVYVSGLSKSVASGLRLGFVAAPEALIPELEHAIRISTWNTPSMTVALACQWIESGLVDELEERKRADAAARQRLARKILDGAAVRSHPSSYFLWLELPDYLRADVVAADLQRSGVLVTTAEPFSIGLQSPQALRIALGSISLEALEGALRLVGKAVGLH; this is encoded by the coding sequence ATGCCGAAGAATCGCTACAAACAGCTGGTCGATCATTTTTCCTCCGCTATCCAGCGTGGCGAACTCCGGCCTGGCGAACAGCTTCCTCCCTTGCGGCGCATGATGAAGGAGCGGGGCATCGCCCTGGCGACCGCCGTTCGCGTGTATGCGGAGCTGGAGAAATCCGGGCTTGCCGTGGGCGAGGGCGGGCGCGGCACATTCGTTCGCGATGCTTCGCTGCCCCGGGGACTTGGCCTGGAACAGCATCCCTTGCCAAGCGGCGCCGTGGACCTGAGCTTCAACTATCCTTCTTTGCCAGGCCAGGCGGAAATGCTGCGCGAAGGCTTGAGAACCCTGGCGAATTCGGGAGATCTCGATGCCCTGCTTCATTCTGCTCCCCAAGGTGGACGTCCCCACGAACGCGAGACAGTCGCCCGGCATTTGCGCAACCGCTCCATTCGTGTGCCAGGCAGGCAGGTCTTGATCGTCAATGGTGCGCAGCAGGGATTGTCGGTGGCTGTCAGCGCTTTGCTCAAACCGGGAGACCTGCTGGCAGCCGATGCGCTGACTTATCCCGGTTTGAAAGCATTGGCGATTGCGAGCAGGCTCGATCTGGCTGCCCTGCCTGCCGCCGGTGGCGGCATGTGTCTCGATTCCCTGGAAAAGCTGTGCATGGAGAGGCCGGTTCGCGCGGTCTATGCCATGCCGACCATGCATAACCCGCTTGGCTGGATCATGACGGATCAGGACAGACTTCGGCTTGCAGCACTGGCCGAGCGTTTCGGGTTCTTCATTATCGAAGACGGCGCATATGCCTTCCTTGCCGAACCGGCGCCAAAGCCAGTGTTCACTTACGCTCCAGAGCGCACCGTTTATGTATCCGGGCTTTCGAAAAGCGTGGCGTCCGGGCTGCGTCTCGGTTTTGTTGCAGCGCCCGAGGCGCTGATTCCAGAACTTGAGCATGCAATCAGGATCTCAACCTGGAATACGCCGTCGATGACTGTCGCCCTGGCTTGCCAATGGATCGAGTCGGGTCTGGTGGATGAGCTCGAAGAGCGGAAGCGGGCAGATGCTGCAGCCAGGCAGCGTCTGGCCCGGAAAATACTGGATGGTGCGGCGGTCAGAAGTCATCCCTCATCCTATTTTTTATGGCTGGAGCTTCCGGACTACCTGCGCGCAGATGTGGTGGCAGCCGATTTGCAGCGTTCCGGTGTACTGGTGACAACGGCCGAGCCTTTCTCGATCGGCTTGCAGTCTCCTCAGGCTTTGCGAATTGCGCTCGGTTCGATTTCTCTTGAAGCGCTTGAGGGGGCGCTGCGGCTGGTAGGTAAGGCAGTAGGTTTACATTGA
- a CDS encoding LysE family translocator, translated as MENLIMFCGAVTLLLLSPGPNMAFVLAHSSAYGRSAGVAAAFGIGAADIILTLLTVAGFTSLVAAWPAAMATIRYAGACYLLYMAWRALAARSKPLDGELGSGAVFWRAVVNNLLNPKAILFFLVFIPQFVDPETASPAGQLLVLGLLLTAISTVFHTALAFAGGVLRFPGQRYLLAAVLLLLALRLLISR; from the coding sequence ATGGAAAACCTGATCATGTTCTGCGGCGCCGTGACGCTGCTGCTGCTTTCGCCCGGCCCCAATATGGCGTTCGTGCTCGCCCATTCCTCCGCTTACGGACGTAGTGCAGGCGTCGCGGCCGCTTTCGGCATCGGTGCAGCCGACATCATTCTTACCCTGCTGACCGTAGCCGGATTCACCTCCCTGGTGGCGGCCTGGCCCGCTGCGATGGCAACGATCCGGTACGCAGGCGCCTGCTACCTGCTTTACATGGCCTGGCGCGCCTTGGCGGCCAGGAGCAAGCCGCTGGACGGAGAGCTCGGGTCTGGAGCCGTGTTCTGGCGGGCAGTGGTCAATAACCTGCTGAATCCAAAGGCAATTCTGTTCTTCCTGGTCTTCATTCCACAGTTCGTCGACCCGGAAACCGCTTCCCCGGCTGGCCAGCTGCTGGTACTGGGCCTGCTGCTCACGGCAATCAGCACGGTCTTCCACACGGCCCTGGCGTTTGCTGGCGGCGTCCTTCGTTTTCCGGGTCAACGCTACCTTCTGGCAGCCGTTTTGCTCCTTCTGGCGCTGCGTCTGTTGATAAGTCGATGA
- a CDS encoding 5'-methylthioadenosine/adenosylhomocysteine nucleosidase: MRLGVISALAEEQQGLIEAMEGPQSVLHGMREYTAGKLWKIDSVCVLSRIGKVAAAMTAATLVEKFGVTHIVFTGVAGSADFDVRVGDIVVAESLIQHDMDASPLFPRFEVPLTGLSRLPTDKEMSARLSAAVSRFLENEKNRTLHRGLIGSGDQFMSDPVKLAALKNALPDLLAVEMEGAAVAQVCFELGVPFGVIRTISDNANEDAAMDFMHFVKHVASRYAFHVIRNFCQA, from the coding sequence ATGCGTCTTGGCGTGATCTCGGCCCTGGCTGAAGAACAGCAGGGATTGATAGAAGCCATGGAAGGCCCTCAGAGCGTTTTGCACGGCATGCGCGAGTACACAGCCGGAAAACTCTGGAAAATCGACTCTGTGTGTGTTTTATCGCGAATTGGCAAGGTTGCCGCTGCCATGACAGCCGCGACGCTTGTGGAAAAATTCGGAGTTACCCACATCGTCTTCACCGGCGTGGCCGGAAGCGCCGATTTTGATGTGCGTGTGGGCGATATCGTTGTCGCCGAATCGTTGATCCAGCACGATATGGACGCTTCTCCCCTGTTTCCCCGCTTCGAAGTGCCGCTCACGGGCCTCTCCCGCCTGCCGACTGACAAGGAAATGAGCGCCAGGCTGTCCGCCGCCGTCAGCCGCTTTCTGGAAAACGAGAAAAACAGGACCCTGCACCGCGGCCTGATAGGCAGCGGCGATCAGTTCATGAGCGATCCGGTGAAGCTGGCGGCGCTGAAGAATGCGCTGCCCGACCTGCTGGCCGTGGAAATGGAAGGGGCGGCGGTCGCCCAGGTCTGTTTCGAACTGGGCGTGCCCTTTGGCGTTATCCGGACCATCTCGGACAACGCCAACGAGGATGCGGCCATGGATTTCATGCACTTCGTGAAGCACGTGGCTTCACGCTATGCATTCCATGTGATCCGTAACTTCTGCCAGGCCTAG
- the putA gene encoding trifunctional transcriptional regulator/proline dehydrogenase/L-glutamate gamma-semialdehyde dehydrogenase: MPFDTPFAALQAEVLRDPSPLRAAITAAYRRDEQNAVQWLLSEIREGGSDTTEQAQSLARRLVTAVREKRTRASGVDALMHEFSLSSEEGVALMCLAEALLRIPDSATADRLIADKISKGDWRKHLGESPSLFVNAATWGLLVTGKLVSSSSEEGLGSAITRLIAKGGEPLIRKGVDLAMRMLGNQFVTGQTIDEAIRNGRDNEARGYRYSYDMLGEAALTEADAANYYAAYETAIHAIGRASNGRGIRNGPGISVKLSALHPRYSRAQRDRVMNELLPRLRQLVLLAKGYNIGLNIDAEEADRLELSLDLMEAMAFDPELEGFEGIGFVVQAYQKRCPFVIDYLVDLARRSGRKFMVRLVKGAYWDAEIKRAQVEGMPGYPVYTRKVYTDVSYLVCAQRLLAATDVIYPQFATHNAQTLSTIYTWAKRDGIENYEFQCLHGMGETLYDQVVGAENLGKPCRIYAPVGSHETLLAYLVRRLLENGANSSFVNQIVDASVPVDALVRNPVEIARAEGGLPHPGIALPLAMFGSERKNSSGLDLSNEDVLREVAAALSEKRSWRAAPLLAVDAVEGTPQQVRNPARNADIVGEVTEASARDVEMALAAATNFAMDWQTTEPSLRAAALLRAADLFETHKLELMALAIREAGKSLPNAVAEVREAVDFLRYYAEQVRHSTNILALGPVTCISPWNFPLAIFTGQVAAALAAGNVVLAKPAEQTPLIAHRAVQLLHEAGVPREALQFLPGRGEVVGAGLCNDSRIKGVIFTGSTEVAQLINRTLAKRSVAESTDIPLIAETGGQNAMIVDSSSLPEQVVQDAISSAFDSAGQRCSALRVLFLQEDIADKTIKMLKGAMGELKIGSPDRLVTDIGPVIDAEAQQNLLSHIDRTRMSAVAHFSLGVPSDSDGTFVPPTVLEIRSLSELTKEVFGPVMHVIRYKRSELPKVIDEINASGFGLTLGVHSRIDETIDYITSRAHVGNIYVNRNIVGAVVGVQPFGGEGKSGTGPKAGGPLYLKRLQRGMYSGEPHSRLSVPSMDALMAWAKTHGKERMAALAEHYARTTPLGQVTLLPGPTGERNTLSYMPRGTIVCVADSQQVLLNQLAAVLATGNQALVVTSSTSCVPADLPAAVQDRIQVVGSLDGIKGDFQIALVESALAAGVREPLAAREGALISVIDTTEDGEIPLWRLIAERALCVNTTAAGGNASLMTLGA; the protein is encoded by the coding sequence ATGCCATTTGATACCCCCTTCGCCGCCCTCCAGGCGGAAGTGCTGCGCGACCCGTCGCCGCTGCGCGCCGCCATCACTGCCGCCTATCGCCGCGACGAACAGAATGCCGTGCAATGGCTGCTGTCCGAGATCCGCGAAGGCGGCTCGGATACCACGGAGCAGGCGCAGTCCCTGGCCCGCCGCCTGGTGACGGCCGTGCGCGAAAAGCGCACCCGCGCTTCCGGCGTGGACGCGCTGATGCACGAATTTTCGCTGTCCTCCGAAGAGGGCGTGGCGCTGATGTGCCTCGCCGAAGCGCTGTTGCGTATTCCTGACAGTGCCACCGCTGACCGCCTGATCGCAGACAAGATCAGCAAGGGCGACTGGCGCAAGCACCTGGGCGAGTCGCCTTCGCTGTTCGTGAATGCCGCCACCTGGGGCCTGCTCGTGACGGGCAAGCTGGTGAGCTCTTCCAGCGAGGAGGGCCTGGGTTCAGCCATCACGCGCCTGATCGCCAAGGGCGGCGAGCCCCTGATCCGCAAGGGCGTGGACCTGGCGATGCGCATGCTGGGCAACCAGTTCGTGACTGGCCAGACCATCGACGAAGCGATCCGCAATGGCCGCGACAACGAAGCGCGCGGCTACCGCTATTCCTACGACATGCTTGGCGAAGCCGCGCTGACGGAGGCCGATGCCGCCAATTACTACGCCGCCTATGAAACGGCGATCCACGCCATCGGCCGCGCTTCGAACGGCCGCGGCATCCGCAATGGTCCCGGCATTTCGGTGAAGCTCTCGGCGCTCCACCCGCGCTACAGCCGCGCGCAACGCGACCGCGTGATGAACGAGCTGCTGCCGCGCCTGCGCCAGCTGGTGCTGCTGGCCAAGGGCTACAACATCGGCCTGAATATCGACGCGGAAGAAGCGGACCGCCTGGAACTGTCGCTGGACCTGATGGAAGCCATGGCCTTCGATCCCGAACTGGAAGGCTTCGAAGGCATCGGCTTCGTGGTGCAGGCTTACCAGAAGCGTTGCCCCTTCGTGATCGACTACCTCGTGGACCTGGCGCGCCGCAGCGGCCGCAAGTTCATGGTGCGTCTGGTGAAAGGCGCCTATTGGGACGCGGAGATCAAGCGCGCGCAGGTGGAAGGCATGCCGGGCTATCCGGTCTACACGCGCAAGGTGTACACGGACGTTTCCTATCTGGTGTGTGCGCAGCGCCTGCTCGCCGCCACGGATGTTATCTATCCACAGTTCGCAACGCACAACGCGCAGACGCTGTCCACGATCTACACCTGGGCCAAGCGCGACGGCATCGAGAATTACGAGTTCCAGTGCCTGCACGGCATGGGCGAAACCCTGTACGACCAGGTGGTTGGCGCGGAAAACCTGGGCAAGCCCTGCCGCATCTATGCCCCGGTGGGTTCGCATGAAACGCTGCTCGCCTACCTGGTGCGCCGCCTGCTGGAAAACGGCGCCAATTCCTCCTTCGTGAACCAGATCGTGGACGCCAGTGTTCCAGTGGATGCCCTGGTGCGCAATCCTGTGGAAATCGCGCGCGCCGAAGGCGGCCTGCCGCATCCCGGCATTGCGCTGCCGCTGGCCATGTTCGGCTCCGAGCGCAAGAATTCCTCCGGCCTGGATCTCTCGAACGAGGACGTGCTGCGCGAAGTGGCAGCCGCCCTGTCGGAGAAGCGCAGCTGGCGCGCGGCGCCGCTGCTGGCGGTGGATGCCGTCGAAGGCACGCCGCAGCAGGTGCGCAACCCCGCGCGCAATGCCGATATCGTGGGCGAAGTCACCGAAGCGAGTGCGCGCGATGTGGAAATGGCGCTGGCGGCAGCTACGAACTTCGCCATGGACTGGCAAACCACCGAACCATCGCTCCGAGCCGCCGCACTGCTGCGTGCTGCGGACCTGTTTGAAACCCACAAGCTGGAGCTGATGGCGCTGGCCATCCGCGAAGCGGGCAAGTCGCTGCCGAACGCGGTGGCTGAAGTGCGCGAGGCGGTCGACTTCCTGCGCTACTACGCGGAGCAGGTTCGCCATTCGACCAATATCCTGGCCCTGGGCCCGGTCACCTGCATCAGCCCATGGAACTTCCCGCTCGCGATCTTCACCGGCCAGGTGGCTGCGGCGCTTGCTGCCGGCAACGTGGTGCTCGCGAAGCCTGCGGAACAGACGCCGCTGATCGCACACCGCGCCGTGCAGCTGCTGCATGAAGCAGGCGTGCCGCGCGAGGCGCTCCAGTTCCTGCCCGGCCGCGGCGAAGTCGTTGGCGCGGGGCTGTGCAACGATTCGCGCATCAAGGGTGTGATATTCACCGGCTCCACCGAAGTGGCGCAGCTGATCAACCGCACCCTCGCCAAGCGCTCCGTCGCGGAAAGCACGGACATTCCGCTGATCGCGGAAACCGGCGGCCAGAACGCCATGATCGTGGATTCCTCCTCGCTGCCGGAACAGGTGGTGCAGGACGCGATTTCCTCCGCTTTCGACAGTGCGGGCCAGCGCTGCTCCGCGCTGCGCGTGCTCTTCCTGCAGGAAGACATCGCCGACAAGACGATCAAGATGCTGAAGGGCGCCATGGGCGAGCTGAAGATCGGCAGCCCGGACCGCCTCGTGACGGATATCGGCCCGGTGATCGATGCGGAAGCGCAGCAGAACCTGCTCTCGCATATCGACCGCACGCGCATGTCCGCCGTGGCCCACTTCTCGCTGGGCGTTCCATCCGACTCGGATGGCACCTTCGTGCCGCCGACAGTGCTGGAGATCCGTTCCCTGAGCGAGCTGACGAAGGAAGTCTTCGGCCCTGTCATGCACGTTATCCGCTACAAGCGTTCGGAGCTGCCGAAGGTGATCGACGAGATCAATGCCAGCGGTTTCGGCCTGACCCTGGGTGTGCATTCGCGTATCGACGAGACCATCGACTACATCACCTCGCGCGCGCATGTGGGCAATATCTACGTGAACCGCAATATCGTCGGCGCGGTCGTAGGCGTGCAGCCCTTCGGCGGCGAAGGCAAGTCCGGCACCGGCCCGAAAGCGGGCGGCCCCCTCTACCTGAAGCGCCTTCAGCGCGGCATGTACTCGGGCGAACCGCATTCCCGCCTGTCCGTGCCAAGCATGGATGCGCTCATGGCCTGGGCCAAAACGCATGGCAAGGAACGCATGGCCGCGCTGGCCGAGCACTATGCACGCACCACGCCACTGGGCCAGGTCACGCTGCTGCCCGGGCCCACTGGGGAACGCAATACCCTGAGCTACATGCCGCGCGGGACCATCGTCTGCGTCGCGGACAGCCAGCAGGTGCTGCTCAACCAGCTCGCGGCGGTTCTGGCGACCGGCAACCAGGCGCTCGTGGTCACGTCGTCGACGTCCTGCGTACCTGCCGACCTTCCGGCCGCAGTGCAGGACCGCATTCAAGTGGTAGGCAGCCTGGATGGCATCAAGGGCGACTTCCAGATTGCCCTGGTCGAATCGGCGCTGGCGGCGGGCGTGCGCGAGCCGCTGGCAGCCCGCGAAGGCGCGCTGATTTCAGTGATCGACACGACGGAAGACGGCGAGATCCCGCTGTGGCGCCTGATCGCCGAACGCGCGCTGTGCGTGAACACCACGGCAGCCGGCGGCAACGCCAGCCTGATGACGCTGGGCGCCTAG
- a CDS encoding Lrp/AsnC ligand binding domain-containing protein, whose amino-acid sequence MLDKISKKILMELQSDGRISNVELAGRVNLSPAACLERVRKLHESGYIMGYTAQLNPQLLDVSLLVFIEVVLDRTTPEVFDAFKHSVQLIPEVLECHMVAGGFDYLVKARVKDMAAYREFLGKTLLQKGVRETHTYAVMEEVKNTSKLPIK is encoded by the coding sequence ATGCTGGACAAGATCAGTAAAAAGATCCTGATGGAACTGCAAAGCGACGGACGTATCAGCAACGTCGAGCTCGCGGGGCGCGTCAATCTGTCGCCTGCCGCCTGCCTCGAGCGCGTCCGCAAATTGCACGAATCTGGCTACATCATGGGCTACACCGCCCAGCTCAACCCGCAGCTGCTCGATGTTTCGCTGCTGGTGTTCATCGAGGTGGTGCTGGACCGCACCACGCCCGAGGTCTTCGACGCCTTCAAGCATAGTGTACAACTGATTCCCGAAGTATTGGAATGCCATATGGTCGCGGGCGGCTTCGACTATCTGGTGAAGGCCCGCGTCAAGGACATGGCCGCCTACCGGGAATTCCTGGGGAAAACTTTATTGCAAAAAGGTGTCAGGGAGACACATACTTACGCTGTAATGGAAGAAGTAAAAAACACGAGCAAACTTCCTATCAAGTAA